One genomic segment of Synechocystis sp. LKSZ1 includes these proteins:
- the glgA gene encoding glycogen synthase GlgA — MYIVQIASECAPVIKAGGLGDVIYGLSRELEIRGHCVEIIVPMYDCMRYDQIWGLHDAYRDLWVPWEGGAVHCSVFCGWVHGRLCFFIQPHSGQNYFNRGHYYGALDDHMRFAFFSKAAMEFLHRSNKRPDIIHCHDWQTGLVPVLLYEIYRHHGMGTQRVCYTIHNFKHQGIAGPNVLWATGLNNDAYYYHYDRLQDNFNPAAINFMKAGIVYSNYVNTVSPHHAWEARYSDISCGLGHTLEIHQGKFGGILNGIDYEVWNPEIDPLIAFHYGSETFSEKAKNKKALRERLPLREEDKPLVCFIGRLDDQKGVHLVHHSIYYALGRGAQFVLLGSATEPGINQWFWHEKQHLNSNPDVHFELGFNEELAHLIYAAADIIVVPSNYEPCGLTQMIGLRYGTVPVVRGVGGLVNTVFDWDYDTEHLPEERNGFVFYQPDQYALETALGRAITLYEKEPATFRELALQGMAYDYSWNHPGEKYVGIYEHIRHK; from the coding sequence ATGTATATTGTACAGATCGCCTCGGAGTGCGCCCCTGTGATTAAAGCAGGAGGTTTGGGCGATGTTATCTATGGCCTGAGTCGAGAGCTAGAAATCCGCGGCCATTGCGTTGAAATTATTGTGCCCATGTACGACTGCATGCGCTACGACCAAATTTGGGGACTCCATGATGCCTATCGTGATCTGTGGGTACCCTGGGAGGGCGGAGCGGTTCATTGTTCCGTGTTTTGTGGTTGGGTGCATGGTCGTCTTTGCTTCTTTATTCAGCCCCATTCTGGCCAAAATTACTTTAATCGAGGCCACTACTATGGCGCTCTTGATGACCACATGCGTTTTGCCTTCTTCTCCAAGGCGGCCATGGAATTTCTGCACCGCAGTAACAAGCGGCCGGATATTATCCACTGCCACGATTGGCAAACGGGCCTGGTTCCGGTGCTACTCTACGAAATCTATCGCCACCACGGCATGGGCACCCAACGGGTTTGCTACACCATCCATAACTTCAAACACCAGGGCATTGCCGGGCCTAATGTTCTGTGGGCCACGGGCTTAAATAACGATGCCTACTACTACCATTACGACCGCCTGCAGGATAACTTCAACCCCGCCGCCATTAACTTTATGAAAGCGGGCATTGTCTATTCCAACTACGTCAATACGGTGTCGCCCCACCACGCCTGGGAAGCCCGCTACAGCGACATTAGCTGTGGTCTGGGACATACCCTGGAAATTCACCAGGGTAAATTTGGCGGCATTCTCAATGGTATTGACTACGAAGTCTGGAATCCTGAAATTGACCCCCTCATTGCCTTCCACTACGGTTCGGAGACCTTTAGCGAAAAGGCCAAAAATAAAAAGGCCCTGCGGGAACGTCTCCCCCTGCGGGAGGAGGACAAACCCCTTGTCTGCTTCATTGGTCGTCTGGACGACCAGAAGGGCGTTCACCTCGTCCATCACTCGATCTACTACGCCCTGGGGCGTGGAGCCCAGTTTGTGCTGCTGGGATCGGCAACGGAACCGGGCATTAATCAATGGTTCTGGCATGAAAAACAGCACCTGAACAGTAACCCTGATGTCCACTTCGAACTGGGCTTTAACGAAGAACTGGCCCACTTAATCTATGCGGCGGCGGATATTATCGTGGTGCCCAGTAATTACGAGCCCTGTGGTCTCACCCAGATGATTGGCCTGCGCTATGGCACCGTGCCGGTGGTGCGCGGGGTCGGGGGCCTGGTGAATACAGTCTTTGATTGGGATTACGACACAGAGCACTTGCCTGAAGAACGCAACGGCTTTGTCTTTTATCAACCTGACCAATACGCCCTCGAAACGGCCCTGGGTCGGGCCATTACCCTTTACGAAAAGGAACCGGCAACCTTCCGGGAATTGGCCCTCCAAGGCATGGCCTACGACTACTCCTGGAACCATCCCGGAGAGAAGTACGTTGGGATTTACGAACACATCCGCCATAAATAA
- a CDS encoding TMEM165/GDT1 family protein, whose amino-acid sequence MVAPAPSSYFRPVFTSTFLTIFLAEMGDKTQLTTLLISAESGSPWVVFAGAALALIATSLLGVLIGYWIARRLSPKILDFCVALLLLLIAGLLMGDVVTS is encoded by the coding sequence ATGGTTGCCCCTGCTCCCTCTAGCTATTTTCGACCGGTTTTTACCTCTACTTTTCTCACCATTTTTCTGGCAGAAATGGGAGACAAGACCCAACTCACAACCCTGTTGATTAGCGCGGAGTCTGGCTCTCCTTGGGTGGTGTTTGCCGGAGCGGCCCTGGCCTTGATTGCCACCAGCCTCCTTGGCGTATTAATTGGTTACTGGATTGCCCGACGACTATCCCCCAAAATATTAGATTTCTGCGTGGCCCTTCTGCTGTTGCTGATTGCGGGCCTGTTGATGGGGGATGTGGTCACGAGTTAG
- a CDS encoding mechanosensitive ion channel family protein has translation MMRNSLWTEAPLGQASLRGFARFYRRFKGFFLSLSVVLLLFSTPSLLGLAQTTPADVASPPEPALPTTNKIDGYPVLLDNEPLFVVRRGVGMFSAQERAQAISQRLSLVARDISITPEQIQLVQEPENDLLYLRAGNTIILTITTQDARDHRESKEKLGQQALTYIRAAISQYREERSVDHLLKALGYTVVASIALIIITRLILYLSSKLFPSITTWLNRRLPSLKIQNFEIISAHHISRFCLRILKFIRFFLGLVLFYVYISFILGLFPWTRNISESILAYFFIAVEFVVQGVAQYIPNLIILVLICFTTYYLLQSIRPFFRAIERGNLNIPGFYQEWAEPTYRLVLILIIALAAVVAFPYLPGFDSPAFRGVSVFLGILFSLGSTSAVANVVGGVILIYTRAFQGGDCIQIGDVIGIVLEKTLLVTRIMTPTNRIITIPNSSLLSSNVINLSAAARELKRYLILQTTVTLGYDLPWRHVHETLIQAALATTDILSDPSPFVLQTSLDDFYVSYQLNAHTDHPDRMVHIYAELHQNIQDYCNQVGIEIMSPSYYALRDGHQSTIPENYLPSDYQAPGFRVSQIPKENDPNS, from the coding sequence ATGATGAGAAACTCACTATGGACGGAGGCCCCCTTGGGACAAGCTAGTTTACGGGGATTTGCTCGGTTTTATCGGCGATTTAAAGGATTTTTTCTTAGCCTAAGTGTTGTTTTATTGTTGTTCTCGACGCCTTCTTTACTCGGCCTGGCGCAGACAACACCAGCGGACGTTGCTTCGCCACCAGAACCGGCCCTGCCAACGACGAATAAAATAGATGGTTATCCGGTTCTCTTGGATAACGAACCCCTCTTTGTCGTGCGCCGGGGGGTGGGTATGTTTTCGGCCCAAGAGCGGGCCCAGGCCATTAGTCAACGGTTATCTCTGGTAGCTCGTGACATCAGCATTACACCCGAGCAAATCCAACTGGTTCAGGAGCCAGAAAATGACCTCCTTTATCTGCGAGCCGGCAATACCATCATTCTCACGATTACCACCCAGGATGCCAGGGATCATCGAGAATCGAAAGAAAAATTAGGGCAACAGGCCTTAACCTATATCCGAGCGGCTATTAGCCAATATCGAGAGGAGCGCAGTGTTGACCATTTATTAAAGGCCCTCGGTTATACTGTCGTTGCTAGTATTGCTTTAATCATCATCACTCGTCTTATTTTATATCTCTCTAGCAAACTCTTCCCGTCTATCACCACCTGGCTTAATCGCCGTCTTCCTAGTCTAAAGATTCAGAATTTTGAAATCATTTCCGCTCATCATATTAGTCGGTTCTGCTTACGCATCTTAAAATTTATTCGTTTCTTTTTGGGTCTGGTTCTTTTTTATGTCTACATTAGTTTTATTTTAGGTCTATTTCCTTGGACAAGAAACATTAGTGAAAGTATTTTAGCCTACTTTTTTATTGCTGTAGAATTTGTTGTTCAGGGCGTTGCCCAATATATTCCCAATTTAATTATTCTGGTTCTCATTTGTTTCACGACCTATTACCTATTACAGTCCATTCGGCCCTTCTTTCGAGCCATTGAACGAGGTAACTTAAATATTCCTGGCTTTTATCAGGAGTGGGCAGAGCCAACCTATCGCTTAGTCTTAATTCTGATTATTGCCCTGGCCGCCGTAGTTGCCTTTCCCTATCTTCCTGGATTCGACTCACCGGCCTTTCGGGGGGTTTCAGTATTTTTGGGGATTCTTTTTTCCTTGGGATCAACTTCCGCCGTCGCTAACGTAGTCGGTGGTGTTATTTTAATTTATACGCGGGCCTTCCAAGGTGGAGACTGTATTCAGATTGGCGATGTGATTGGAATTGTCTTAGAAAAGACCTTGTTGGTGACTCGAATTATGACTCCCACCAATCGCATTATTACTATTCCCAATTCCTCTCTACTCAGTAGTAATGTCATTAACCTGAGTGCAGCCGCCCGTGAACTGAAGCGTTACTTAATTCTGCAAACCACCGTGACCCTCGGCTACGATCTGCCCTGGCGTCACGTCCATGAAACCTTGATTCAAGCGGCCCTGGCCACGACAGATATTCTGTCCGACCCCAGTCCCTTTGTGCTTCAAACAAGCCTGGATGACTTCTACGTCAGCTATCAACTCAACGCCCATACCGATCACCCAGACCGCATGGTTCACATTTATGCTGAGTTGCACCAAAATATTCAAGACTACTGCAACCAAGTAGGCATCGAGATTATGTCCCCCAGCTACTATGCCCTGAGGGACGGTCATCAAAGTACTATCCCTGAAAATTATTTACCGTCGGATTATCAGGCTCCTGGCTTCCGTGTGAGCCAAATTCCCAAGGAGAATGACCCTAACTCGTGA
- a CDS encoding chloride channel protein codes for MLKETQRSPFVKVSLGIAGGLLGGLVGSLAAVLLTQLIKQILDVASGQATIWLLLLPLVGVALAVLVLFGLGKGQSIQTLVPREATFPGRWGSLFSWYSFPHDIARADLTGDVVNASGAEEKFPWKLAPLRALAILSTVGLGATMGTESPAAHIGVATGVWLGTINPSLRPLVRPMGIGGGAAAVSALMGIPLVGSFFMFELSQRRQVPITLERVMAMLAGGLVGWGINAAFNLNLIRLVVPKVPPANLWDTVGATLFIGAIAGAITALTGEAIYWARGLRTKPVLRLLMGGIAMLLLAMVIGGIASPTVAFGPGGAAILWSETVTTTPYQLLAVALLRAASTTAAVVAGGCGGVFVPFLAIGDLSGRVFATAFGISADLAGAAGAAAGIAGGYRLPLTAVAMILGVGGPETAQITCLATVIVAALAGLVTARLANQLSSSLRLPSR; via the coding sequence ATGCTGAAGGAAACACAACGATCTCCGTTCGTTAAAGTGAGCCTGGGAATTGCTGGAGGGCTACTTGGCGGTTTAGTCGGCTCCCTAGCGGCGGTGCTACTAACTCAGTTGATCAAGCAAATCCTCGATGTTGCCTCTGGACAAGCGACCATCTGGTTATTGCTTTTGCCGTTAGTCGGTGTTGCCTTAGCGGTATTAGTCCTATTTGGACTGGGTAAGGGCCAATCTATCCAGACCTTAGTTCCCCGTGAGGCTACGTTCCCTGGCCGCTGGGGTTCCCTATTCTCTTGGTATTCCTTCCCCCATGACATTGCCCGCGCCGACTTAACGGGTGACGTGGTGAATGCCTCGGGAGCAGAAGAGAAATTCCCCTGGAAATTGGCCCCGTTGCGGGCCCTTGCCATCCTATCCACGGTTGGGCTAGGGGCAACAATGGGCACAGAATCACCAGCGGCTCATATTGGTGTGGCAACAGGTGTCTGGTTAGGCACCATAAATCCGTCACTGCGCCCACTGGTGCGGCCGATGGGGATCGGCGGTGGGGCGGCAGCGGTGTCTGCATTGATGGGAATCCCGCTGGTGGGCAGTTTTTTTATGTTTGAGCTAAGTCAGCGACGCCAGGTTCCGATTACCCTGGAGCGAGTGATGGCGATGTTAGCTGGGGGCCTAGTGGGATGGGGGATTAATGCGGCCTTTAATCTCAATCTAATCCGGCTGGTTGTACCGAAGGTTCCTCCGGCTAATCTTTGGGATACAGTGGGGGCCACTTTGTTTATCGGAGCGATTGCCGGTGCGATTACGGCCCTCACGGGGGAAGCGATCTATTGGGCGAGGGGTTTGCGAACCAAGCCGGTTCTTCGTCTTCTGATGGGTGGCATAGCCATGCTATTGCTAGCCATGGTAATCGGAGGGATTGCTTCCCCAACAGTAGCTTTTGGCCCTGGGGGTGCTGCCATCCTCTGGTCAGAAACCGTTACAACGACCCCTTATCAACTATTGGCGGTAGCTCTGCTCCGGGCCGCTTCTACTACTGCCGCCGTTGTCGCTGGAGGCTGTGGTGGTGTGTTTGTTCCCTTTCTGGCGATCGGCGACCTGAGTGGCCGGGTATTTGCAACAGCCTTTGGAATTTCAGCCGATCTGGCTGGAGCCGCCGGGGCCGCGGCCGGTATTGCGGGTGGCTATCGGCTACCGCTGACTGCCGTGGCGATGATACTCGGGGTGGGGGGCCCAGAAACGGCCCAAATTACCTGTCTTGCCACCGTAATCGTTGCCGCCTTGGCTGGATTGGTGACGGCACGGTTAGCCAACCAACTCTCCAGTTCCCTGCGCCTACCGAGTCGCTAG
- a CDS encoding HNH endonuclease gives MATFLLAWNPKRWHWNDIEEMSQSVQAGQLVTARWSCGNSKRLQRGDRVFFMRLGQEPKGIFASGYVMQGSYEDLHWDSEKASSGETAMFVRVRFDELLSPAKSNVLPRQMLDTEPFKEMYWDTQMSGVQVPDSVASELEKLWEEFSHSPSFLSPEEVSENDAHYEGGVQHVTVNAYERNTKARKICVEYYGASCFVCGFDFSKVYGELGDGFIHVHHLRPLSEIKQEYQVDPINDLRPVCPNCHAMIHRRTPPLSIKELQEVLNNARLQPAI, from the coding sequence ATGGCAACTTTCCTATTAGCTTGGAATCCTAAACGGTGGCATTGGAATGATATTGAGGAAATGTCACAATCAGTTCAGGCTGGGCAATTAGTTACCGCTCGTTGGAGCTGTGGTAATTCTAAACGTCTTCAACGTGGCGATCGTGTATTTTTTATGAGGTTAGGTCAAGAGCCCAAAGGAATTTTTGCATCAGGATATGTTATGCAAGGTTCCTATGAAGATCTGCATTGGGATAGTGAGAAGGCATCCTCTGGAGAAACTGCAATGTTTGTCAGAGTTCGGTTTGATGAATTACTAAGTCCAGCAAAAAGTAATGTTTTACCGCGCCAGATGCTAGATACAGAACCTTTCAAAGAAATGTACTGGGATACTCAAATGTCAGGAGTGCAAGTGCCTGATAGTGTTGCATCAGAGCTAGAAAAGCTATGGGAAGAATTCTCTCATTCTCCAAGTTTTCTATCGCCTGAAGAAGTTTCAGAGAATGACGCGCATTATGAAGGTGGAGTACAGCACGTAACAGTTAATGCCTATGAGCGTAATACTAAAGCTCGGAAAATTTGTGTTGAATACTATGGTGCAAGTTGTTTTGTTTGTGGTTTTGACTTTAGCAAAGTCTATGGTGAGCTAGGTGATGGTTTTATTCATGTTCACCATCTGCGTCCACTATCGGAGATTAAACAGGAGTATCAGGTTGATCCGATAAATGATCTACGTCCTGTCTGCCCTAATTGCCATGCTATGATTCACCGTCGTACTCCACCCTTAAGTATTAAAGAGCTTCAGGAGGTGTTAAATAATGCTAGATTGCAGCCAGCTATCTAA
- a CDS encoding type II toxin-antitoxin system RelE/ParE family toxin yields the protein MIEVRQTEAYSQWFNALRDRQARARIDVRIRRLSMGNPGDVKPVGGGVSELRINYGPGYRVYFTRKGDTFIVLLAGGDKSTQDQDIKTALDLAKDL from the coding sequence ATGATTGAAGTTCGCCAAACTGAAGCTTATTCCCAATGGTTTAATGCTCTACGCGATCGACAAGCCAGAGCACGTATTGATGTTCGTATTCGTCGTCTATCGATGGGTAATCCTGGTGATGTAAAGCCTGTCGGCGGAGGCGTATCGGAATTGCGGATTAATTATGGCCCTGGCTACCGCGTGTATTTCACAAGAAAAGGGGATACATTTATCGTTTTGCTAGCTGGTGGAGATAAAAGTACTCAAGATCAAGACATCAAAACAGCTTTAGATTTGGCAAAAGACTTATAG
- a CDS encoding addiction module antidote protein, producing MDKLKTLPWDAAEHLETQEDIAAYLEAALEEADPALVVAALGDIARSRGMTNIARETGLGRESLYKALSTEGNPEFATVLKVLKALGLRLQVVAV from the coding sequence ATGGACAAACTTAAAACCTTGCCTTGGGACGCAGCAGAGCATTTAGAAACCCAAGAGGATATTGCCGCATATCTTGAAGCAGCCCTTGAAGAGGCTGATCCAGCTCTAGTCGTAGCGGCCCTTGGAGACATTGCCCGATCTCGAGGGATGACAAACATTGCCCGTGAAACAGGACTGGGACGAGAGAGCCTGTATAAAGCGTTATCGACCGAAGGGAATCCAGAATTTGCAACGGTTCTCAAGGTATTGAAAGCCCTTGGTTTACGCTTACAAGTTGTCGCTGTTTAG
- a CDS encoding type II toxin-antitoxin system HicB family antitoxin, with protein MRFSVTLDRDEDGIWVVECPSIPGCVSQGQTKQEALENIQDAITACLQVRAERGMPLTVETHQVEVVV; from the coding sequence ATGAGGTTTAGCGTAACGCTCGATCGTGATGAAGATGGAATATGGGTTGTAGAGTGTCCCAGCATTCCGGGATGTGTGAGTCAAGGTCAAACGAAACAAGAAGCCCTTGAAAATATCCAAGATGCGATCACAGCCTGTTTACAGGTTCGGGCAGAGCGCGGAATGCCTTTGACCGTGGAGACTCACCAAGTTGAGGTGGTCGTCTAA
- a CDS encoding type II toxin-antitoxin system HicA family toxin, whose translation MGSALSVMSGGEVVRVFESLGWEAVRQTGSHIIMTKDEELVTLSIPDHREVAKGTLRSLIRTAGLTVEEFVAAK comes from the coding sequence ATGGGTTCTGCTTTATCTGTCATGAGTGGGGGCGAAGTCGTGCGTGTCTTTGAATCGTTAGGTTGGGAGGCCGTGCGGCAAACGGGTAGCCACATCATCATGACAAAAGACGAAGAGCTTGTAACGCTTTCGATTCCTGATCACCGCGAAGTTGCGAAAGGGACTCTGCGAAGTTTGATTCGCACCGCTGGATTAACCGTAGAGGAATTTGTTGCTGCCAAGTAG
- a CDS encoding type II toxin-antitoxin system RelE/ParE family toxin: protein MGNPGDVKPIGGGVSELRIDYGPGYRVYFTRKGDTFIVLLAGGDKSTQDQDIKTALDLAKDL from the coding sequence ATGGGTAATCCTGGTGATGTCAAGCCTATTGGTGGAGGCGTATCAGAATTGCGGATTGATTATGGCCCTGGCTACCGGGTGTATTTCACAAGAAAAGGAGATACATTTATCGTTTTGCTAGCTGGTGGAGATAAAAGCACTCAAGATCAAGACATCAAAACAGCTTTAGATTTGGCAAAAGACTTATAG
- a CDS encoding addiction module antidote protein, which yields MDKLKTLPWDAAEHLETQEDIAAYLEAALEEADPALVVAALGDIARSRGMTNIARKTGLGRESLYKALSTEGNPEFATVLKVLKALGLRLQVVAV from the coding sequence ATGGACAAACTTAAAACCTTGCCTTGGGACGCAGCAGAGCATTTAGAAACCCAAGAGGATATTGCCGCATATCTTGAAGCAGCCCTTGAAGAGGCTGATCCAGCTCTAGTCGTAGCGGCCCTTGGAGACATTGCTCGATCTCGAGGGATGACAAACATTGCCCGTAAAACAGGACTGGGACGAGAGAGCCTTTATAAAGCTTTATCGACCGAAGGGAATCCAGAATTTGCAACGGTTCTCAAGGTATTGAAAGCCCTTGGTTTACGCTTACAAGTTGTCGCTGTTTAG
- the trmFO gene encoding FADH(2)-oxidizing methylenetetrahydrofolate--tRNA-(uracil(54)-C(5))-methyltransferase TrmFO, which translates to MPTSLPVHVIGGGLAGTEAAWQIAQAGVPVILSEMRPVRPSPAHHSSELAELVCSNSFGAKESDRAAGLLQEELRRLGSVIIHTADHHAVPAGGALAVDRGVFSQALTLQLAHHPLVELRREEVTSIPSEGIVVLATGPLTSPALTDSLQQLTGLDYLSFFDAASPIVVGESINYDLAFFASRYDKGEAAYLNCPLNKEQYLAFREALCQAEQAELKDFERETAQFFEGCLPIEELARRGEDTMRYGPLKPIGLFDSRLGDFRDPANRDKRPYAVVQLRQEDKAGQLWNMVGFQTNLKWGEQKRVFQMIPGLEQAEFVRMGVMHRNTFINAPQLLSPTLAFQKRPHLLAAGQLIGTEGYAAAAAGGWLAGTNAARLALGQEPLTLPETTMMGALFHFTSSASPKHFQPMPPNFGILPELPQRIRNKRERYGHYRDRALADLSQWQHSHDLALQVARA; encoded by the coding sequence ATGCCAACGTCTCTTCCCGTTCATGTTATTGGTGGTGGCCTTGCCGGTACCGAGGCGGCCTGGCAGATCGCCCAGGCAGGGGTGCCGGTGATTTTGTCGGAAATGCGGCCGGTGCGCCCCAGTCCTGCCCATCACAGTAGCGAATTGGCGGAACTGGTTTGTAGCAACTCCTTTGGGGCTAAGGAAAGTGACCGAGCGGCGGGCCTGTTGCAAGAAGAATTGCGCCGTCTGGGGTCTGTGATTATCCACACCGCTGACCACCATGCAGTCCCTGCCGGCGGGGCCTTGGCCGTGGATCGGGGGGTCTTTAGTCAGGCCCTGACCCTGCAATTGGCCCATCACCCCCTGGTGGAATTACGCCGAGAGGAGGTTACGAGTATTCCTTCGGAGGGCATTGTCGTTTTGGCCACAGGCCCCTTGACCAGTCCGGCCCTGACGGATTCTCTCCAGCAACTCACGGGCCTGGATTATCTCAGCTTTTTTGATGCGGCCAGTCCCATTGTGGTCGGGGAATCCATCAATTACGACCTTGCCTTTTTTGCCTCTCGCTACGACAAGGGCGAAGCGGCCTATCTGAATTGCCCGCTGAACAAGGAACAATATCTAGCTTTTCGGGAGGCCCTCTGTCAGGCGGAGCAAGCGGAACTCAAGGACTTTGAACGGGAAACGGCTCAGTTTTTTGAAGGCTGTCTACCCATTGAAGAACTGGCCCGGCGGGGAGAAGATACCATGCGCTACGGGCCCTTAAAACCGATTGGCCTGTTTGATAGCCGTCTGGGGGATTTCCGAGATCCTGCGAACCGAGATAAACGCCCCTACGCCGTTGTTCAACTCCGCCAGGAAGATAAGGCCGGCCAACTCTGGAATATGGTTGGTTTTCAGACCAATTTAAAATGGGGCGAACAAAAGCGAGTCTTTCAGATGATTCCTGGTCTGGAGCAGGCGGAATTTGTGCGGATGGGGGTGATGCACCGCAATACCTTTATTAATGCCCCGCAACTCCTCAGCCCAACCTTAGCGTTTCAGAAACGCCCCCACCTCCTAGCCGCTGGTCAGTTAATCGGCACAGAAGGCTACGCGGCGGCCGCGGCCGGGGGCTGGCTGGCTGGGACGAATGCGGCCCGACTGGCCCTGGGCCAAGAACCTTTAACCCTACCGGAGACCACCATGATGGGGGCCTTGTTTCACTTTACTAGCTCGGCCTCCCCGAAACATTTTCAACCGATGCCGCCCAATTTTGGAATTCTGCCGGAATTGCCCCAACGGATTCGCAATAAACGGGAACGCTACGGCCACTATCGCGACCGGGCCTTGGCAGATTTAAGCCAATGGCAACATTCCCATGACCTTGCGCTCCAGGTTGCTAGAGCTTAG
- a CDS encoding Mrp/NBP35 family ATP-binding protein, translated as MITTEAILDVLRPVQDPELQKSLVELNMIRNVQVENGKVSFTLVLTTPACPLREFIVEDCQKAVKQLPGVETVDVEVTAETPQQKSLPDRQSVNQVKNIIAVSSGKGGVGKSTVAVNIAVALAKAGAKVGLLDADIYGPNAPTMLGLTQASVQVQQTAQGDILEPAFNYGVKMVSMGFLIDPDQPVIWRGPMLNGIIRQFLYQVNWGELDYLVVDMPPGTGDAQLTLTQAVPMAGAVIVTTPQTVSLLDARRGLKMFQQMGVKVLGIVENMSYFIPPDLPDRRYDLFGSGGGERTAQELGVPFLGGVPLEIALREGGDQGLPVVMALPESASAQALTAIAQQVAAKVSLAALA; from the coding sequence ATGATTACGACTGAAGCGATTCTTGATGTCCTCCGACCTGTCCAAGACCCGGAACTGCAAAAAAGCCTGGTCGAACTCAATATGATCCGCAACGTCCAGGTGGAGAATGGCAAGGTTTCCTTTACCCTGGTGTTGACCACCCCAGCCTGTCCCCTGCGGGAGTTCATCGTCGAGGATTGCCAAAAAGCGGTCAAGCAATTACCAGGGGTCGAAACAGTTGACGTTGAGGTCACGGCGGAAACCCCCCAACAAAAATCCCTACCCGACCGTCAATCGGTGAATCAAGTCAAAAATATTATTGCGGTCTCTAGTGGCAAAGGCGGAGTCGGCAAGAGCACCGTGGCGGTGAACATTGCAGTGGCCTTGGCCAAGGCCGGTGCCAAGGTCGGCCTCTTGGATGCTGATATCTACGGCCCGAATGCCCCTACCATGCTAGGCCTGACCCAAGCTTCGGTTCAAGTCCAACAAACGGCCCAGGGAGACATCCTGGAACCGGCCTTTAACTACGGGGTGAAAATGGTGTCCATGGGCTTTTTAATCGACCCTGACCAACCGGTCATCTGGCGGGGGCCCATGCTCAACGGTATTATTCGTCAGTTTCTTTATCAAGTGAACTGGGGAGAATTAGATTATTTGGTGGTGGATATGCCCCCCGGCACCGGTGATGCCCAACTCACCCTCACCCAGGCGGTGCCCATGGCCGGTGCCGTGATTGTGACAACACCCCAAACGGTTTCCCTGCTGGATGCTCGCCGGGGCCTGAAGATGTTCCAACAAATGGGCGTCAAGGTTTTGGGCATTGTGGAAAATATGAGTTACTTTATTCCCCCGGATCTGCCCGACCGCCGCTATGACCTCTTTGGCTCCGGTGGGGGCGAAAGAACGGCCCAGGAATTAGGGGTGCCGTTCCTCGGAGGAGTTCCCCTAGAAATTGCCTTGCGGGAAGGCGGCGACCAAGGCCTACCCGTGGTAATGGCCCTGCCGGAATCCGCATCGGCCCAGGCCCTGACGGCCATCGCTCAACAGGTGGCGGCGAAGGTTTCCCTGGCAGCTCTGGCCTAG